The genomic segment TCGCGTTCCTTGCCTTCTGACTGGCCCAAGTTTGCCTCCCGACTGGTGAATGCTGGGAAGGTTGCGCGATCTTAGGGAAGGCGTCAACGGGTTTCGCTAAGCGATCCAGCCATCTCACATGGCAGAACGATCCGCCGATACACGTCCAGCCTGAACGTTGATTACCCGGTCGTAGTTTGCCGGAACCTGGGCGTGGGTGATGACGATTGTGGTCTTGCCGGCCGTGATCCGGGGGAGGTCGGCAAGGAAAGCGGATTCCGTTTCTGCGTCGAGGCCGCTGGTAGGTTCATCGAGCACGATGACCGAGGCGTTCGAGAGCAGGGTGCGGGCAAGGCACATCCGGCGGGCCTGGCCGGACGAAAGCGTCTTGCCGGCTTCGCCCAGCATAGTGTCGAGCGCACGGGGCAGGGAGCGGACGAAGTCGCCCAGGTGCACCGCATCCAGAGCCTGCCAGAGCGCTTCGTCGCTGGCATCGTTCCGGCCGATGAGCAGGTTGGCGCGGATAGTGTCGTGGAAGACTGGGGCGTCCTGGGTCATTAGCGCCACGCGCCGACGCAGGTCGGCCAACGCCACCGTACGGATGTCCACGCCGTTAAGGCGCACCCGACCGGCCTGGGGATCCACCAGCCGCAGCAGCAATTGCGCGATCGTCGACTTGCCAGAACCGCTCGGTCCACGGATCGCCACGCAACTGCCATCGGCGATGCCGAGGTTCACCCGCGACAGCACCCGTCGCCCCGGCCCATAGCCGAAGCTAACCCCTTCGAGGCTCATTGCGCCGCCGTCAGGGATGGGGCGGGGGGCGCCGGGATCGGTCACAGCGGGTTCCATCGTGGCAAGCTCCTGCAGGCGCTCAGCTGCGGCCGCCGCGCTTGCGAGACGTGCCGCGCTGCGCACGAGCATCGCGCAGGCTTCAAAACTGGCGATCACCGCCAGCAGTAGGCCTGCCATCAACGGTCCGCCGATACTGCCGGCTTCCAGGGCGGCGAGCCCCGCCACGAGCGTACCAATGGTCGCAATCGCCATCGAGCCTTGTACTGCGCCGGCAGCGAGCGTGCCGTGAAAGCCCAGCCTGCGGCGCGCCCGCGCGAGATCCCCTGCCGCCGCCTCGATCTGGTCGCGGGCACTTTGGGTTTCGCCGAAGATCACGAGGTCCTGCTGTCCCTCGATGCTATCGAGCGCGACACCGCGCAGGCGCCCACTCGCGGCCACGACCTCGGCGCCGGTGCGCCGCGAGGCTGCCACCAGAAGCACCGGCACCCCGATTGCTGCGCCAGCAAAAGCGAGCGCGTAGACCAGCGCTGCCCCGGGCAGCAGGAAAGCCAGCAGCGTCGTCATTGCGACTCCCGCGAGCACTGCCGTGCTGATGGGGCCCAGCGCCACCAGGAACACCGTGTCGAGCGCCTCGACGTCACCCAGCAGGCGGCTCACCAGGTCGCCGCGTCCAAGCCGCCGGCCAAGAGGGGCCAAGGGGAAGAGTCTGGCGAATAGCCACTGGCGCAGGTCGGAAAGCAGCTTGAGCGTGGCGTCGTGGCCCGAGAGCTTCTCTCCGTAGCGCGAAAGGATGCGGATGAAGGACAGGCCACGCACGCCAGCCGAGGGCGCAAAAAGATTGAATGCGGCGCCTGCCGTGCTCAGCGCGGCTGCCGTCAGGAACCAGCCCGATAGGCCGAGCAGCGCCGTGCCGGCTGCAAGCGTTACGAGCGAGAGCACGAGGGTCAGCGTCAGCGGCCCTTTCAGGCGCACGAAGAGCGGCAGGAATGCGAAAATGGCCCTCATGCTGCACCCCTTCCGTCTGTTCGGACCCGCGCCGGTCGGATCGTCGGCAGCAGCTTGCCGCCCGCCAGCCGAAAGACTTTGTCCATGCGTGCCGCCACGAACCGCGAGTGCGTGGCCACGACCAGCGTGCGGCCCTGCGCGAAGTCGAGCAGACCGTCGAGGACCAGCGCCTCCGTCTCGGGGTCGAGATGGGCCGTCGGTTCATCCAGAAGCATGAGGCCGGGGTCGCGCAGGTAGAGCCGGGCGAGGGCCACGCGCTGGATTTCCCCGCCGGACAGTCCCAGACCATCCTCGCCCAGGCGCGTCTCCAGTCCCTCAGGCAGCAGTCGGGCGAAGTCGGTTACCCGCGCGCGCTGGGCCGCCAGGGTTACGGCCGTGTCGCAGGCGCCGCGCCGGCCCAGCCGGATGTTGTCCGCAAGGCTGCCGGCGAAAATGCGTGGCCGCTGGTTCAGCATGGCCATCCGCTGCCGCAATCGGCCTTCGCCGATGTCGTTGAGCGGGGCGCCATCGATGGCGATCTCGCCCGTCGCGGCGCGTAGCCGGCCGATCGCTTCAAGGAGAGTGGATTTGCCGATCCCGCTTTCGCCCAGGATCGCGATCCGCGTCCCAGGAGCGACGTCAAGCGCAAGGCCTTCGATGACCGTTCGTCCCTGTGGCGTTTTGACCGTCAGCCCCTCGATCGCAAGCTTGGCCGCGCCTTCGTGGCGCAGCGGCGGGTTGTGGTACAGGGCAACGAGTGGAGTTGCATCGGGAAATCCCTCGGCCTGATTGGCAATTTCGGCGGCCGCGGCCTTGGCGGCGGCACGGTCGTGATAGTGGGCGGCCATCAGGCGCAGCGGCTGGTAGACCTCCGGTGCCAACAGCAGGCAGAAGAGGCCGGCCTGAAGCGTCAGTTCGGTGCCCCGCAACGTCACCAGATCAAGGAACGTGAGCCCGATATAAAGAGCCACGCCCGCCACTCCGAGTGCGGCGAAGAATTCGAGCACTGCCGAGCTGAGAAAGGCGATCCGCATCACTCGCATCGTACGCACGCGCAATTCTTCCGAAGCCGCCCGCGCTCCCGCCACCTCGGCGTCCTCTCGCCCGAAGAGCTTGAGGGTAACGAGCCCGCGCAGCCGGTCGGCGAAGCGGCCACCCAACCTGTTGAGGGCCTGCGCCTGGGCTTTGCTCGCCGCCTCGGCGCCCCACCCCGCCAGCGCCATGAAAACGGGGATGAGGGGCGCCGTCACGAGCAGCAGCAACCCCACGATCCAGTCGACAGGCATGACCACCACGGCGAAAGCCAGAGGCAGCATGGCGGCCTGCACGGCAGCCGGCAGGTAACGCACGAAGTAGCCTTCGAGCGCGTCCACCTGGTCGACCACCGTCCCAGACAGGGCACCGGAACTGCGCCCGGCGAACCAAATGGGCTCGCGCATGAGCATCTGTGCTGCAAGCCCGCCGCGTATCTTGAGCTTGATGGCTTCCCCTGAGTTGACGGCCAGCATCTCGCCGGCCATCGCCAGGGCGATGCGAGCGGTGAGCAGAGCGCCGAAAATGGCGATATCCATGCCCAGCAAAGCCAGTGGTCGGTGATCGATGATGGCGCCATGAAGCACACCGGCGAGCACATAGCATTGCGCCACCAACAGGGCTCCACTGAGCAGGGGCAGAGCGATGGCCACCCGCAAGCCTGCGCCGCCATCCGCCACGCACTTGCCTAGCCAGCGCGACGCCGCCCGTTCGGTAGATTCGACCATTGTGGTGCCCTTCGGAGTACAGGCGCACCTAGACTCATTATTTCGGCCTCCGCCTTGATCTGGATCAAGGAAACGGGCCTTGCCCTCGGCTAGCCGAGTGGGGCCGGCGCATTGTCGGCACAACGCGAGGCTGAGTCCCCCCATGGTCGATCCGATCGTCGTCGATCTGTCCCGTCTGCAATTTGCGGCGACAGCGATGTACCACTTCCTGTTCGTGCCGCTGACCTTAGGGTTGGCATTCCTGCTTGCCATCATGGAAAGCGTCTACGTCATGACCGGCCGCCCTATCTGGCGATCGATGACGCTGTTCTGGGGCGTGCTGTTCGGCATCAACTTCGCCATGGGCGTGGCCACCGGCATTGTCATGGAGTTCCAGTTCGGCATGAACTGGAGCTACTACAGCCACTACGTGGGCGACGTTTTCGGTGCGCCGCTGGCAATCGAAGGCCTCATGGCGTTCTTCCTGGAAGCCACTTTCATCGGGCTCTTCTTCTTTGGCTGGGACAGGCTCAAGCCTGTTACCCACCTTGCCGTCACCTGGTTGATGGCGCTCGGCGCCAATTTCTCGGCGCTCTGGATCCTCATCGCCAACGGCTGGATGCAGAACCCGGTTGGCGCCCAGTTCAACCCTGACACCATGCGCATGGAAGTCACCAACTTCATCGAGGTGATCTTCAATCCCGTTGCGCAGGCCAAGTTCGTTCACACCGTCAGCGCTGGCTATGTGACCGGCTCAGTCTTCGTGCTCGCCATCAGCGCGCTCTTCCTGCTGCAGGAGCGGCATCGCGATTTTGCCAAGCGCTCGATGGTCGTAGCCGCTAGCTTCGGCCTTGCCTCGGCGCTCTCCGTCGTCGTCCTGGGTGACGAAAGCGGCTACGTCGCTACCGAGCACCAGAAGATGAAGATCGCCGCCAT from the Youhaiella tibetensis genome contains:
- the cydC gene encoding thiol reductant ABC exporter subunit CydC, with the protein product MRAIFAFLPLFVRLKGPLTLTLVLSLVTLAAGTALLGLSGWFLTAAALSTAGAAFNLFAPSAGVRGLSFIRILSRYGEKLSGHDATLKLLSDLRQWLFARLFPLAPLGRRLGRGDLVSRLLGDVEALDTVFLVALGPISTAVLAGVAMTTLLAFLLPGAALVYALAFAGAAIGVPVLLVAASRRTGAEVVAASGRLRGVALDSIEGQQDLVIFGETQSARDQIEAAAGDLARARRRLGFHGTLAAGAVQGSMAIATIGTLVAGLAALEAGSIGGPLMAGLLLAVIASFEACAMLVRSAARLASAAAAAERLQELATMEPAVTDPGAPRPIPDGGAMSLEGVSFGYGPGRRVLSRVNLGIADGSCVAIRGPSGSGKSTIAQLLLRLVDPQAGRVRLNGVDIRTVALADLRRRVALMTQDAPVFHDTIRANLLIGRNDASDEALWQALDAVHLGDFVRSLPRALDTMLGEAGKTLSSGQARRMCLARTLLSNASVIVLDEPTSGLDAETESAFLADLPRITAGKTTIVITHAQVPANYDRVINVQAGRVSADRSAM
- the cydD gene encoding thiol reductant ABC exporter subunit CydD, whose product is MVESTERAASRWLGKCVADGGAGLRVAIALPLLSGALLVAQCYVLAGVLHGAIIDHRPLALLGMDIAIFGALLTARIALAMAGEMLAVNSGEAIKLKIRGGLAAQMLMREPIWFAGRSSGALSGTVVDQVDALEGYFVRYLPAAVQAAMLPLAFAVVVMPVDWIVGLLLLVTAPLIPVFMALAGWGAEAASKAQAQALNRLGGRFADRLRGLVTLKLFGREDAEVAGARAASEELRVRTMRVMRIAFLSSAVLEFFAALGVAGVALYIGLTFLDLVTLRGTELTLQAGLFCLLLAPEVYQPLRLMAAHYHDRAAAKAAAAEIANQAEGFPDATPLVALYHNPPLRHEGAAKLAIEGLTVKTPQGRTVIEGLALDVAPGTRIAILGESGIGKSTLLEAIGRLRAATGEIAIDGAPLNDIGEGRLRQRMAMLNQRPRIFAGSLADNIRLGRRGACDTAVTLAAQRARVTDFARLLPEGLETRLGEDGLGLSGGEIQRVALARLYLRDPGLMLLDEPTAHLDPETEALVLDGLLDFAQGRTLVVATHSRFVAARMDKVFRLAGGKLLPTIRPARVRTDGRGAA